A genome region from Pangasianodon hypophthalmus isolate fPanHyp1 chromosome 11, fPanHyp1.pri, whole genome shotgun sequence includes the following:
- the cdhr5a gene encoding cadherin-related family member 5 isoform X1, with protein MERKYKLKSLNTAFSCMIAFLLHKFCLAEKICSVPSEPVTIKENNTINAVVVHINTTTKNVTLTLTENPDNAFDLRGLDLIVKKRLDFETLLNPEELTVQIRCNKTGSRSITLTVLVQVENINDNPPSFAQSKYILDVNELTPVNTSVAQIEAKDDDSGVLYYALEPTLNPYFRLENMYKPNILVNKTLDYDVVQQVTLTLYVQDTPPLSLPGQISFTATTTIIINIKDIDNRPPWFQPCTRITFGTAKICLSVGYKGRVNLTERQEGPLQLHPGPIYARDGDRSRNEEISYKIVRGNEDNIFQIDEITGNITMLKPADIAGPISLTVLASQVSNRDQFASTSVNIEVMKKSRNPPKFERERYEAYVYSNSGPENMVLRDRTSNRPFRVRARDDDFANGINPDIRYEVQYSSYVNITTDGFVLLKKPVRTDSFALQVRAVDVSTGESGTAALSVLVLPPVGVQSPSEGYRAGDMALLGFVMAALLVLCLIVIGYLISRLKKRNPDTLKLSECLGPCLQHTQPTDGLRPRDSMQFTNDGFLNEADMGRLATRRPDKRDRKQEVSPKWRVRVTPRERQGHCNSCGTRVRSNHVHRSSPALHPKAQGAKNQVRSILTKERRKDRQKTVWFKESEDSSDIEVEIIPDDIGLKHEEEDENSSSLALKASDMELGELTMMNIQDFDKQQENVSDHQEPPDPDKTVQ; from the exons ATGGAAAGGAAATATAAGCTAAAATCCCTAAACACTGCCTTCAGCTGCATGATAGCGTTCCTCCTCCACAAATTCTGCCTTGCTGAAAAAA TTTGTTCAGTTCCCTCAGAGCCTGTGACTATTAAAGAGAACAACACAATCAATGCCGTTGTTGTCCATATtaacacaacaacaaagaacGTCACACTGACTCTCACCGAGAACCCAGACAATGCTTTTGACCTGAGGGGACTGGATCTGATCGTGAAGAAACGCCTGGACTTTGAA acTCTGTTAAATCCTGAGGAGCTCACAGTTCAAATCCGCTGCAATAAAACAGGATCCAGAAGT ATCACTTTGACAGTGCTTGTTCAAGTCGAGAACATCAATGACAACCCTCCTTCATTTGCCCAGAGTAAATACATTCTAGATGTTAATGAG CTCACACCTGTTAACACCAGCGTGGCCCAGATTGAAGCAAAAGATGATGATTCAGGAGTTTTATATTACGCCTTGGAACCAACTCTG AACCCATATTTCCGACTCGAGAACATGTACAAGCCAAATATTCTCGTCAACAAGACTTTGGATTATGATGTCGTCCAGCAGGTGACATTGACCTTATATGTGCAG GATACTCCACCATTGTCACTGCCAGGCCAAATCTCTTTCACAGCCACCACGACGATTATAATCAACATAAAAGACATTGACAACCGTCCACCCTGGTTCCAGCCGTGCACGAGAATAACTTTTGGTACCGCCAAAATCTGCCTGAGCGTTGGGTATAAGGGCAGAGTCAACTTAACAGAAAGACAG GAAGGACCACTACAGTTACATCCAGGGCCGATCTACGCAAGAGATGGAGACAGAAGCAGAAATGAAGAGATTAGCTATAAAATTGTTAGAG GAAATGAAGACAACATATTTCAAATAGATGAAATCACGGGAAACATAACCATGCTAAAACCAGCGGACATTGCAGGCCCAATATCTCTCACAGTTTTG GCTTCCCAGGTGTCAAACCGTGACCAGTTTGCTTCCACTTCAGTCAACATCGAGGTGATGAAAAAGAGCAGGAACCCACCAAAATTCGAGAGGGAACGCTATGAGGCATATGTTTACAGCAACTCAGGCCCTGAGAACATGGTGCTCAGGGACAGGACTTCAAATAGACCCTTCAGAGTCAGAGCCAGGGATGATGATTTTGCAAAT GGAATAAATCCTGACATAAGATACGAAGTACAGTACAGCAGTTACGTCAACATAACCACAGATGGATTTGTGCTTCTGAAAAAACCTGTTCGGACCGACTCGTTTGCTTTGCAA GTTCGGGCTGTTGATGTGTCAACTGGTGAGTCGGGAACGGCGGCTCTGTCCGTGCTTGTCCTACCAC CCGTGGGAGTGCAGTCGCCCTCAGAGGGATACCGTGCTGGAGATATGGCCTTGCTGGGCTTCGTAATGGCTGCCTTGCTGGTTCTCTGCCTCATCGTGATTGGCTATCTCATCTCCCGTCTGAAGAAAAGGAACCCAGACACACTCAAGTTATCAGAG TGTTTAGGTCCATGCTTGCAGCATACTCAACCCACTGATGGGTTAAGGCCAAGAGACAGCATGCAGTTCACCAATGATGGCTTCCTGAATGAAGCAGACATGGGCAGGTTGGCAACGAGGAGGCCAGATAAGAGAGACAGGAAGCAGGAAGTGTCTCCGAAATGGAGAGTGAGAGTGACACCACGTGAGAGGCAAGGACACTGCAATTCCTGTGGCACGCGAGTTCGCTCGAACCATGTGCACCGCAGCAGCCCAGCTCTCCACCCCAAAGCCCAAGGAGCTAAAAACCAAGTCAGATCCATCCTAActaaagagagaaggaaggacaGACAGAAGACGGTGTGGTTTAAAGAGAGTGAGGATTCCTCAGACATCGAAGTGGAGATCATTCCTGATGACATAGGGCTTAAacatgaggaagaggatgaaaaCTCGTCTTCTCTGGCTCTAAAAGCCAGTGATATGGAATTGGGTGAGTTGACTATGATGAACATCCAGGACTTTGACAAGCAGCAGGAAAATGTTTCTGACCACCAAGAGCCACCGGATCCAGACAAAACAGTCCAGTGA
- the cdhr5a gene encoding cadherin-related family member 5 isoform X3 — MERKYKLKSLNTAFSCMIAFLLHKFCLAEKICSVPSEPVTIKENNTINAVVVHINTTTKNVTLTLTENPDNAFDLRGLDLIVKKRLDFETLLNPEELTVQIRCNKTGSRSITLTVLVQVENINDNPPSFAQSKYILDVNELTPVNTSVAQIEAKDDDSGVLYYALEPTLNPYFRLENMYKPNILVNKTLDYDVVQQVTLTLYVQDTPPLSLPGQISFTATTTIIINIKDIDNRPPWFQPCTRITFGTAKICLSVGYKGRVNLTERQEGPLQLHPGPIYARDGDRSRNEEISYKIVRGNEDNIFQIDEITGNITMLKPADIAGPISLTVLASQVSNRDQFASTSVNIEVMKKSRNPPKFERERYEAYVYSNSGPENMVLRDRTSNRPFRVRARDDDFANGINPDIRYEVQYSSYVNITTDGFVLLKKPVRTDSFALQVRAVDVSTGESGTAALSVLVLPPVGVQSPSEGYRAGDMALLGFVMAALLVLCLIVIGYLISRLKKRNPDTLKLSEVSIFSSSLLFRSMLAAYSTH; from the exons ATGGAAAGGAAATATAAGCTAAAATCCCTAAACACTGCCTTCAGCTGCATGATAGCGTTCCTCCTCCACAAATTCTGCCTTGCTGAAAAAA TTTGTTCAGTTCCCTCAGAGCCTGTGACTATTAAAGAGAACAACACAATCAATGCCGTTGTTGTCCATATtaacacaacaacaaagaacGTCACACTGACTCTCACCGAGAACCCAGACAATGCTTTTGACCTGAGGGGACTGGATCTGATCGTGAAGAAACGCCTGGACTTTGAA acTCTGTTAAATCCTGAGGAGCTCACAGTTCAAATCCGCTGCAATAAAACAGGATCCAGAAGT ATCACTTTGACAGTGCTTGTTCAAGTCGAGAACATCAATGACAACCCTCCTTCATTTGCCCAGAGTAAATACATTCTAGATGTTAATGAG CTCACACCTGTTAACACCAGCGTGGCCCAGATTGAAGCAAAAGATGATGATTCAGGAGTTTTATATTACGCCTTGGAACCAACTCTG AACCCATATTTCCGACTCGAGAACATGTACAAGCCAAATATTCTCGTCAACAAGACTTTGGATTATGATGTCGTCCAGCAGGTGACATTGACCTTATATGTGCAG GATACTCCACCATTGTCACTGCCAGGCCAAATCTCTTTCACAGCCACCACGACGATTATAATCAACATAAAAGACATTGACAACCGTCCACCCTGGTTCCAGCCGTGCACGAGAATAACTTTTGGTACCGCCAAAATCTGCCTGAGCGTTGGGTATAAGGGCAGAGTCAACTTAACAGAAAGACAG GAAGGACCACTACAGTTACATCCAGGGCCGATCTACGCAAGAGATGGAGACAGAAGCAGAAATGAAGAGATTAGCTATAAAATTGTTAGAG GAAATGAAGACAACATATTTCAAATAGATGAAATCACGGGAAACATAACCATGCTAAAACCAGCGGACATTGCAGGCCCAATATCTCTCACAGTTTTG GCTTCCCAGGTGTCAAACCGTGACCAGTTTGCTTCCACTTCAGTCAACATCGAGGTGATGAAAAAGAGCAGGAACCCACCAAAATTCGAGAGGGAACGCTATGAGGCATATGTTTACAGCAACTCAGGCCCTGAGAACATGGTGCTCAGGGACAGGACTTCAAATAGACCCTTCAGAGTCAGAGCCAGGGATGATGATTTTGCAAAT GGAATAAATCCTGACATAAGATACGAAGTACAGTACAGCAGTTACGTCAACATAACCACAGATGGATTTGTGCTTCTGAAAAAACCTGTTCGGACCGACTCGTTTGCTTTGCAA GTTCGGGCTGTTGATGTGTCAACTGGTGAGTCGGGAACGGCGGCTCTGTCCGTGCTTGTCCTACCAC CCGTGGGAGTGCAGTCGCCCTCAGAGGGATACCGTGCTGGAGATATGGCCTTGCTGGGCTTCGTAATGGCTGCCTTGCTGGTTCTCTGCCTCATCGTGATTGGCTATCTCATCTCCCGTCTGAAGAAAAGGAACCCAGACACACTCAAGTTATCAGAGGTCAGCATCTTCTCATCATCGCTGT TGTTTAGGTCCATGCTTGCAGCATACTCAACCCACTGA
- the cdhr5a gene encoding cadherin-related family member 5 isoform X2 produces the protein MERKYKLKSLNTAFSCMIAFLLHKFCLAEKICSVPSEPVTIKENNTINAVVVHINTTTKNVTLTLTENPDNAFDLRGLDLIVKKRLDFETLLNPEELTVQIRCNKTGSRSITLTVLVQVENINDNPPSFAQSKYILDVNELTPVNTSVAQIEAKDDDSGVLYYALEPTLNPYFRLENMYKPNILVNKTLDYDVVQQVTLTLYVQDTPPLSLPGQISFTATTTIIINIKDIDNRPPWFQPCTRITFGTAKICLSVGYKGRVNLTERQEGPLQLHPGPIYARDGDRSRNEEISYKIVRGNEDNIFQIDEITGNITMLKPADIAGPISLTVLASQVSNRDQFASTSVNIEVMKKSRNPPKFERERYEAYVYSNSGPENMVLRDRTSNRPFRVRARDDDFANGINPDIRYEVQYSSYVNITTDGFVLLKKPVRTDSFALQVRAVDVSTGESGTAALSVLVLPPVGVQSPSEGYRAGDMALLGFVMAALLVLCLIVIGYLISRLKKRNPDTLKLSEHTQPTDGLRPRDSMQFTNDGFLNEADMGRLATRRPDKRDRKQEVSPKWRVRVTPRERQGHCNSCGTRVRSNHVHRSSPALHPKAQGAKNQVRSILTKERRKDRQKTVWFKESEDSSDIEVEIIPDDIGLKHEEEDENSSSLALKASDMELGELTMMNIQDFDKQQENVSDHQEPPDPDKTVQ, from the exons ATGGAAAGGAAATATAAGCTAAAATCCCTAAACACTGCCTTCAGCTGCATGATAGCGTTCCTCCTCCACAAATTCTGCCTTGCTGAAAAAA TTTGTTCAGTTCCCTCAGAGCCTGTGACTATTAAAGAGAACAACACAATCAATGCCGTTGTTGTCCATATtaacacaacaacaaagaacGTCACACTGACTCTCACCGAGAACCCAGACAATGCTTTTGACCTGAGGGGACTGGATCTGATCGTGAAGAAACGCCTGGACTTTGAA acTCTGTTAAATCCTGAGGAGCTCACAGTTCAAATCCGCTGCAATAAAACAGGATCCAGAAGT ATCACTTTGACAGTGCTTGTTCAAGTCGAGAACATCAATGACAACCCTCCTTCATTTGCCCAGAGTAAATACATTCTAGATGTTAATGAG CTCACACCTGTTAACACCAGCGTGGCCCAGATTGAAGCAAAAGATGATGATTCAGGAGTTTTATATTACGCCTTGGAACCAACTCTG AACCCATATTTCCGACTCGAGAACATGTACAAGCCAAATATTCTCGTCAACAAGACTTTGGATTATGATGTCGTCCAGCAGGTGACATTGACCTTATATGTGCAG GATACTCCACCATTGTCACTGCCAGGCCAAATCTCTTTCACAGCCACCACGACGATTATAATCAACATAAAAGACATTGACAACCGTCCACCCTGGTTCCAGCCGTGCACGAGAATAACTTTTGGTACCGCCAAAATCTGCCTGAGCGTTGGGTATAAGGGCAGAGTCAACTTAACAGAAAGACAG GAAGGACCACTACAGTTACATCCAGGGCCGATCTACGCAAGAGATGGAGACAGAAGCAGAAATGAAGAGATTAGCTATAAAATTGTTAGAG GAAATGAAGACAACATATTTCAAATAGATGAAATCACGGGAAACATAACCATGCTAAAACCAGCGGACATTGCAGGCCCAATATCTCTCACAGTTTTG GCTTCCCAGGTGTCAAACCGTGACCAGTTTGCTTCCACTTCAGTCAACATCGAGGTGATGAAAAAGAGCAGGAACCCACCAAAATTCGAGAGGGAACGCTATGAGGCATATGTTTACAGCAACTCAGGCCCTGAGAACATGGTGCTCAGGGACAGGACTTCAAATAGACCCTTCAGAGTCAGAGCCAGGGATGATGATTTTGCAAAT GGAATAAATCCTGACATAAGATACGAAGTACAGTACAGCAGTTACGTCAACATAACCACAGATGGATTTGTGCTTCTGAAAAAACCTGTTCGGACCGACTCGTTTGCTTTGCAA GTTCGGGCTGTTGATGTGTCAACTGGTGAGTCGGGAACGGCGGCTCTGTCCGTGCTTGTCCTACCAC CCGTGGGAGTGCAGTCGCCCTCAGAGGGATACCGTGCTGGAGATATGGCCTTGCTGGGCTTCGTAATGGCTGCCTTGCTGGTTCTCTGCCTCATCGTGATTGGCTATCTCATCTCCCGTCTGAAGAAAAGGAACCCAGACACACTCAAGTTATCAGAG CATACTCAACCCACTGATGGGTTAAGGCCAAGAGACAGCATGCAGTTCACCAATGATGGCTTCCTGAATGAAGCAGACATGGGCAGGTTGGCAACGAGGAGGCCAGATAAGAGAGACAGGAAGCAGGAAGTGTCTCCGAAATGGAGAGTGAGAGTGACACCACGTGAGAGGCAAGGACACTGCAATTCCTGTGGCACGCGAGTTCGCTCGAACCATGTGCACCGCAGCAGCCCAGCTCTCCACCCCAAAGCCCAAGGAGCTAAAAACCAAGTCAGATCCATCCTAActaaagagagaaggaaggacaGACAGAAGACGGTGTGGTTTAAAGAGAGTGAGGATTCCTCAGACATCGAAGTGGAGATCATTCCTGATGACATAGGGCTTAAacatgaggaagaggatgaaaaCTCGTCTTCTCTGGCTCTAAAAGCCAGTGATATGGAATTGGGTGAGTTGACTATGATGAACATCCAGGACTTTGACAAGCAGCAGGAAAATGTTTCTGACCACCAAGAGCCACCGGATCCAGACAAAACAGTCCAGTGA